Proteins encoded in a region of the Drosophila busckii strain San Diego stock center, stock number 13000-0081.31 chromosome 2L, ASM1175060v1, whole genome shotgun sequence genome:
- the LOC108596281 gene encoding trypsin yields MNRLSISILALMACCVASNAFPDTEFPFGRIVNGEETTIENHPYQVSIQTTKGSHFCGGSLISEDCVVTAAHCMQSYKASEMQVRLGSTQRNSGGEVIGVKAFKFHEGYNSDLMVNDVAVIKLSSPVRFTSKIRPIALAKEAPKSGTKATVSGWGTTCFMLCSSPNNLLDVVVSLLDVKDCSSDQFKYGSKIMDTMVCAEGEKKDACQGDSGGPLVANSQLVGVVSWGNGCAWSGYPGVYCDVSTVYKWIEDTCAKL; encoded by the coding sequence CATATTGGCCCTGATGGCCTGCTGCGTCGCAAGCAACGCGTTCCCCGACACGGAGTTTCCTTTTGGCCGTATTGTGAACGGTGAGGAGACCACGATTGAGAACCATCCCTATCAGGTGTCCATACAGACCACCAAGGGCTCGCATTTCTGCGGCGGCAGTTTGATCAGCGAGGATTGCGTCGTTACCGCAGCCCATTGCATGCAGTCGTACAAGGCCTCCGAGATGCAGGTGCGTCTGGGCTCCACGCAGCGCAATTCTGGCGGCGAGGTCATTGGCGTGAAGGCCTTCAAGTTCCATGAGGGCTACAACAGCGATTTGATGGTCAACGATGTGGCTGTCATCAAGCTCAGCTCGCCCGTGCGCTTCACCTCCAAGATTCGTCCCATTGCTCTGGCCAAGGAAGCACCCAAGTCTGGCACTAAGGCCACCGTATCTGGTTGGGGCACCACCTGCTTCATGCTTTGCTCCTCGCCCAACAATCTGCTGGATGTTGTCGTCTCTCTATTGGATGTCAAGGATTGCTCTTCCGACCAGTTCAAGTACGGCTCCAAGATTATGGACACTATGGTCTGCGCTGAGGGTGAGAAGAAGGATGCTTGCCAGGGTGACTCCGGCGGTCCATTGGTGGCCAACAGCCAGCTGGTTGGTGTTGTCTCCTGGGGCAATGGCTGCGCCTGGAGCGGCTATCCTGGTGTCTACTGCGATGTGTCCACTGTCTACAAATGGATTGAGGATACTTGCGCCAAGTTGTAA